In Labrus bergylta chromosome 11, fLabBer1.1, whole genome shotgun sequence, one genomic interval encodes:
- the LOC136180514 gene encoding uncharacterized protein → MTAPLGYREPPEGALQYRDPPEGALQYRYPPEGALQYRYPPEGALQYRYPPEGALQYREPPEGALQYREPPEGAPQYRDPPEGALQYREPPEGALQYRDPPEGALHTQLKC, encoded by the exons ATGACGGCTCCGCTGGGG TACCGAGAGCCTCCTGAGGGGGCGCTGCAGTACCGAGATCCTCCTGAGGGGGCGCTGCAGTACCGATATCCTCCTGAGGGGGCGCTGCAGTACCGATATCCTCCTGAGGGTGCACTGCAGTACCGATATCCTCCTGAGGGGGCGCTGCAGTACCGAGAGCCTCCTGAGGGGGCGCTGCAGTACCGAGAGCCTCCTGAGGGGGCGCCGCAGTACCGAGATCCTCCTGAGGGGGCGCTGCAGTACCGAGAGCCTCCTGAGGGTGCACTGCAGTACCGAGATCCTCCTGAGGGGGCGCTGCACACTCAACTAAAGTGTTAA